The Geobacter sp. AOG2 genome includes a window with the following:
- a CDS encoding PAS domain S-box protein: protein MVVSAQKQRFPGTHALAATAATFAPLLTSVRGWCGDSAGAHQGCGWELALLGFGVAAVTLAGLIPSYIALRRRSAELQQEIELYRDSEAELRTSEETYRGLVEQANIIILRLKLDGTVMFCNDYAQSFFGYTREELIGRNIIDTIVPETDSDGNDVRARIRTMLATRESCYSENENIRKNGERVWVGWSNKPILAHGEPSEILCTGQDITERRRLEHQIVQQQKLESIGLLAGGIAHDFNNMLTPIYGYAEMIVMKAKPDDSAANYASLILEAANKSKDLVRQLLTFGRKQALSIQLHDLNEIITNFMNILRRTIRESIEIRTLLSEAPCPVRADWIQIEQVLINLAINAQDATDGTGQITIETGCLVLDDEYCQLHPGACPGRYAMLAFSDLGSGMDDETLSHIFEPFYTTKASGSGTGLGLSTVYGIVKQHNGYIDVHSRVGRGSVFRIYLPLFTPEAGPETGKPGPDAVESMGAATVLLVEDNRMVMEMVKELLESHGHTVFAANTPKEAIAIAREKTRSINLLVSDVVMPQMNGPELHGCLSQFIPGLKVLYMSGYANNVAVHGGALEEGVNFIAKPFTTEAFMKRMSGIVAGGRQ, encoded by the coding sequence ATGGTTGTGTCGGCACAAAAACAGCGGTTTCCGGGCACGCATGCCCTGGCAGCGACGGCCGCAACGTTCGCCCCCCTCCTCACGAGTGTCCGGGGCTGGTGCGGCGATAGCGCCGGGGCGCACCAGGGGTGCGGGTGGGAGTTGGCGCTCTTGGGCTTTGGCGTCGCAGCGGTGACGCTGGCGGGCCTGATCCCGTCGTACATCGCGCTGAGACGCCGTTCCGCGGAGCTGCAACAGGAGATCGAGCTGTACCGGGACTCCGAGGCGGAGCTGCGCACGAGCGAAGAGACCTACCGGGGGCTGGTGGAGCAGGCCAATATCATCATCCTCAGGCTGAAACTCGACGGCACCGTCATGTTCTGCAACGACTACGCCCAGTCCTTTTTCGGCTATACCCGCGAAGAGCTGATCGGCCGGAACATCATCGACACCATCGTTCCCGAGACCGACAGCGACGGCAACGACGTCCGGGCACGGATTCGGACGATGCTGGCCACGCGGGAGAGTTGCTACAGCGAAAACGAGAACATCCGCAAGAACGGCGAGCGGGTCTGGGTCGGGTGGTCGAACAAGCCGATCCTGGCGCACGGCGAGCCGTCGGAGATCCTCTGCACGGGGCAGGACATCACCGAGCGAAGACGGCTGGAACACCAGATCGTGCAGCAGCAGAAGCTGGAGAGCATCGGCCTGCTGGCGGGGGGTATCGCCCACGATTTCAATAATATGCTCACGCCGATCTACGGGTATGCCGAGATGATCGTGATGAAGGCGAAACCGGACGATTCGGCGGCCAATTATGCCTCCCTGATCCTGGAAGCGGCCAACAAGTCGAAGGATCTGGTCCGGCAATTGCTGACCTTCGGCAGGAAGCAGGCGCTCTCGATCCAGCTCCACGATCTGAACGAAATCATCACCAATTTCATGAATATCCTGCGGCGCACGATCCGCGAGAGCATCGAGATCCGCACCCTGCTCAGCGAAGCCCCCTGCCCGGTCCGGGCCGACTGGATCCAGATCGAGCAGGTGCTGATCAACCTGGCCATCAACGCCCAGGACGCCACCGACGGCACCGGACAGATCACCATCGAGACCGGCTGCCTGGTGCTGGACGACGAGTATTGCCAACTGCACCCCGGCGCCTGTCCGGGACGTTACGCCATGCTGGCCTTCAGCGACCTGGGCAGCGGCATGGACGACGAGACGCTCTCCCACATCTTCGAACCGTTCTACACCACCAAGGCCTCCGGCAGCGGCACCGGCCTGGGGCTCTCCACGGTGTACGGGATCGTCAAGCAGCATAACGGTTATATCGATGTCCACAGCAGGGTCGGCCGCGGGAGCGTCTTCCGCATCTATCTGCCGCTGTTCACCCCGGAAGCCGGCCCGGAGACCGGCAAGCCCGGCCCCGATGCCGTGGAGAGCATGGGCGCCGCCACGGTGCTTCTGGTGGAAGATAACCGCATGGTCATGGAGATGGTGAAGGAATTGCTGGAAAGCCACGGGCATACCGTGTTCGCCGCCAATACGCCGAAAGAGGCGATCGCCATCGCCCGCGAAAAGACCCGCTCCATCAACCTGCTGGTTTCGGATGTGGTCATGCCGCAGATGAACGGCCCCGAACTCCACGGGTGCCTCTCGCAATTCATCCCCGGTCTGAAGGTGCTCTATATGTCGGGCTATGCCAACAACGTGGCCGTTCACGGGGGGGCGCTGGAGGAGGGGGTGAATTTCATCGCCAAGCCGTTCACGACGGAGGCGTTCATGAAACGGATGTCCGGGATAGTGGCCGGCGGGCGGCAGTGA
- a CDS encoding arsenosugar biosynthesis-associated peroxidase-like protein, translating to METYYDPADLAAFGDIGKSAPDLASKFFDYYGAVFAEGALSEREKALIALAVAHAVQCPYCIDAYTTACLEKGSNLEEMTEALHVTNAIRGGASLVHGVQMRKIAEKLSL from the coding sequence ATGGAAACCTATTACGACCCGGCCGACCTGGCCGCATTCGGCGATATCGGCAAGAGTGCCCCCGACTTGGCCTCGAAGTTCTTCGACTATTATGGAGCGGTCTTTGCCGAAGGGGCGCTGAGCGAGCGCGAGAAGGCGCTGATCGCGCTGGCCGTGGCCCATGCCGTGCAGTGTCCCTACTGCATCGACGCCTATACCACCGCGTGTCTGGAAAAGGGCTCCAACCTGGAGGAGATGACCGAGGCGCTGCACGTGACCAACGCCATCCGCGGCGGGGCGTCGCTGGTGCACGGCGTGCAGATGAGGAAGATCGCCGAAAAATTGTCGCTGTAG